A DNA window from Stenotrophomonas sp. 57 contains the following coding sequences:
- the aroQ gene encoding type II 3-dehydroquinate dehydratase: protein MAKLLVLHGPNLNLLGTREPEVYGHTMLADIDQALTAQAAAAGHTVESLQSNAEHVLVDRVQAARNDGTAFILINPAAFTHTSVALRDALAAVALPFIEIHLSNPHTREPFRQHSYFSDKAVGVVCGFGADSYRYAMDAALLRVQAAAA, encoded by the coding sequence ATGGCGAAGCTGCTGGTCCTGCACGGCCCCAACCTCAACCTGCTCGGCACCCGCGAGCCGGAGGTCTACGGCCACACCATGCTGGCCGACATCGACCAGGCGCTGACCGCGCAGGCCGCCGCCGCCGGCCACACCGTGGAGAGCCTGCAGTCCAACGCTGAACATGTACTGGTGGATCGCGTGCAGGCGGCACGCAACGACGGAACCGCGTTCATCCTGATCAACCCCGCCGCCTTCACCCACACCTCGGTTGCCCTGCGCGACGCGCTGGCGGCGGTGGCGCTGCCGTTCATCGAGATCCACCTGTCCAACCCGCACACCCGCGAACCGTTCCGCCAGCACAGCTACTTCAGTGACAAGGCGGTGGGCGTGGTCTGCGGCTTCGGTGCCGACAGCTACCGCTATGCGATGGATGCGGCTCTGCTGCGCGTACAGGCGGCCGCCGCGTGA
- a CDS encoding TetR/AcrR family transcriptional regulator, producing MPANAAPTRRRLTRAQRARQLLEVAWTLVGEEGTDALTLGRLAEAAGVTKPVAYDHFVTRNGLLAALYDDYDARQTVVFHERIGRARAQLADRAAAIASGYIDCILSQGSEVQGILAALVGAPELHDVRRRYQQDFIDNCEVWLGPFAADGTVPLAGRWAILGAAEALSEGVAAAALAKADAEAELQRLIVATVKRR from the coding sequence ATGCCTGCCAACGCCGCTCCCACGCGCCGCCGCCTGACCCGAGCGCAACGCGCCCGCCAGTTGCTGGAGGTGGCATGGACGCTGGTCGGCGAGGAAGGCACCGATGCGCTGACGCTGGGGCGGCTGGCCGAAGCGGCGGGCGTGACCAAGCCGGTGGCCTACGACCATTTCGTAACCCGCAACGGTCTGCTGGCGGCGCTCTACGATGACTACGATGCGCGCCAGACCGTGGTGTTCCACGAGCGTATCGGCCGTGCCAGGGCGCAGCTGGCCGACCGCGCAGCTGCGATCGCGTCCGGCTACATCGACTGCATCCTCAGCCAGGGCAGTGAGGTGCAGGGCATCCTCGCCGCCCTGGTAGGCGCGCCGGAACTGCATGACGTGCGGCGGCGTTACCAGCAGGATTTCATCGACAACTGCGAGGTCTGGCTGGGACCGTTCGCTGCCGACGGCACGGTGCCGTTGGCCGGGCGCTGGGCAATCCTCGGTGCGGCCGAAGCCCTGTCCGAAGGCGTGGCCGCCGCGGCACTGGCCAAGGCCGACGCCGAGGCCGAGCTGCAGCGGCTGATCGTGGCGACCGTCAAACGACGTTGA
- a CDS encoding DOPA 4,5-dioxygenase family protein has product MPTDPHLPADDDAHWADLLSPARRRLIASAGLAAGGLASASTTTASPHAAANTTEPGRPGFRAIVPPAPTGRSPWGEATASEPTPRPASVRPGEATLPARPRAYTDIKSYHAHIYFDEDNFEKAALLRRWAAERFPVELGNWNLEPRGPHVTPSFYFGFNNDLLPVLVPWLQLNSLGLTILVHPNTGDGRADHLYYALWVNRAQPVNAYNWPMPKPGEREALEEVFPNVVPTVPLET; this is encoded by the coding sequence ATGCCCACCGATCCACACCTTCCTGCCGATGATGACGCCCACTGGGCCGACCTGCTTTCGCCGGCACGGCGACGCCTGATCGCCTCGGCCGGGCTGGCCGCCGGAGGCCTGGCCAGTGCGTCGACGACCACGGCATCGCCGCACGCCGCGGCGAACACCACCGAGCCTGGACGTCCCGGCTTCCGAGCCATCGTGCCGCCGGCGCCGACGGGTCGCAGCCCCTGGGGCGAGGCCACGGCCAGCGAACCCACCCCGCGGCCGGCCAGCGTGCGCCCCGGCGAGGCCACGCTGCCGGCCAGGCCGCGCGCCTATACCGACATCAAGAGCTATCACGCCCACATCTACTTCGACGAGGACAACTTCGAGAAGGCGGCCCTGCTGCGGCGCTGGGCCGCCGAGCGCTTCCCGGTGGAGCTGGGCAACTGGAACCTGGAGCCGCGCGGCCCGCATGTCACGCCGTCGTTCTACTTCGGCTTCAACAACGATCTGCTGCCGGTGCTGGTGCCGTGGCTGCAGCTCAACAGCCTGGGGCTGACCATCCTGGTCCATCCCAACACCGGCGATGGCCGAGCCGACCATCTGTACTACGCGCTGTGGGTGAACCGCGCGCAGCCGGTAAACGCCTACAACTGGCCGATGCCGAAGCCGGGCGAGCGCGAGGCATTGGAAGAAGTGTTCCCGAACGTGGTGCCAACGGTGCCGCTGGAGACCTGA
- a CDS encoding serine hydrolase: MPSSPPARAPLSSITLDAATRAVIHQHNADIARQPASLTKLMTAYAAYACIGASGRSWDETVTIAADDVHAVADDETRMGLVPGETVTLGRLLEGLMIVSGNDAALAIARHLGGSQPAFLECMNHHARLLGLRDTWFASVSGITTPQHASSARDVAVLAAALLADHPQVLAITAQRAFAHGSFRRNNQNALLGDDGVDGLKTGYTQAAGFCLAATACRVLPGQAQPVRLITVVLGSDSREARDARVREQLAAGFVARAGSALEA, from the coding sequence ATGCCGTCGTCTCCGCCTGCGCGCGCACCGCTGTCGTCCATCACGCTCGATGCCGCGACCCGCGCGGTGATCCACCAGCACAACGCCGACATCGCACGGCAACCCGCGTCACTGACCAAGCTGATGACGGCCTACGCAGCCTATGCATGCATCGGAGCGAGCGGGCGCTCGTGGGACGAAACGGTCACCATCGCTGCCGATGATGTGCATGCGGTGGCCGATGACGAAACGCGCATGGGGCTTGTCCCCGGAGAGACCGTCACCCTGGGGCGTCTGCTGGAAGGGTTGATGATCGTCTCCGGCAACGACGCCGCGCTGGCCATAGCGCGGCATCTGGGGGGATCGCAGCCCGCGTTTCTTGAATGCATGAACCACCACGCGCGCCTGCTCGGCCTGCGCGATACCTGGTTTGCCAGCGTATCCGGCATCACCACGCCACAGCATGCGTCGAGCGCGCGCGACGTGGCCGTACTGGCAGCCGCCCTGCTGGCCGATCATCCGCAGGTCCTGGCCATCACCGCGCAGCGCGCGTTCGCGCATGGCAGCTTCCGCCGCAACAACCAGAACGCACTGCTCGGCGATGACGGCGTGGACGGCCTGAAGACCGGCTACACCCAGGCTGCCGGTTTCTGCCTGGCCGCCACCGCCTGCCGGGTGCTGCCCGGGCAGGCGCAGCCGGTGCGCCTGATCACGGTCGTGCTCGGTTCGGACAGCCGCGAAGCGCGCGATGCGCGGGTGCGCGAGCAGCTGGCTGCCGGCTTCGTCGCACGTGCCGGCTCCGCTCTCGAAGCGTGA
- a CDS encoding alkaline phosphatase: MTAPSKRRGCLLPLLFALSALAACQSDLRAGTAPSDERAPYNVIVMINDGAGWGTWDAAAFWQYGSREGAPYADFPQRLAVTTFPLNASSQPTGDNAQTLGYDAGKAWDTEPVPAQDLPFAGYQYLAAVATDSAAAGTALSSGIKTYNNAINVNNDGDAVEFNTLRAKRLGMATGVVTSVPFAHATPAAFAAQNASRNNYHAIAHQMLSQGHMDLVMGTGGPGYSVDGRACTEGTGTPLEGCANPWEWVSQQDWQQLEAGRTIGENPAGPWRLVRSREEFAALAQGRLPADRPLIGVPRVANTLQQARQLQVLGKDAGTPSGVRKIDSVPDLATMARGALQFLQQRSPRGLFLMVEGGATDWAAHTSACGTEWHYGQCTDQPQYGRLIEETVEFNDAVAAVVEWIERNGGWERNLLIVTTDHDNSMPMGPDAQNVAFDPVRNHGRGRMPGMSFRPTGNHSNALVPLWAKGAGAELLGQRVRGVDTGYQKHVGWNDGSYIDNTDVAAAVQQALQR, from the coding sequence ATGACTGCCCCCTCGAAGCGCCGCGGGTGTCTGCTGCCGTTGCTGTTTGCACTGTCCGCGCTCGCCGCCTGCCAATCGGACCTGCGCGCCGGCACGGCACCTTCCGACGAACGCGCGCCTTACAACGTGATCGTGATGATCAACGACGGGGCCGGCTGGGGAACCTGGGATGCCGCAGCCTTCTGGCAGTACGGCAGCCGCGAAGGCGCCCCCTATGCGGATTTCCCGCAGCGCCTGGCGGTCACCACGTTCCCGCTGAACGCCAGCAGCCAGCCGACCGGCGACAACGCGCAGACCCTCGGCTACGACGCGGGCAAGGCCTGGGATACCGAGCCGGTGCCGGCGCAGGACTTGCCGTTCGCGGGCTACCAGTACCTGGCCGCGGTGGCGACCGACAGCGCCGCAGCAGGCACCGCGCTGTCTTCGGGCATCAAGACCTACAACAACGCCATCAACGTCAACAACGATGGCGACGCCGTCGAGTTCAACACGCTGCGCGCCAAGCGCCTGGGCATGGCCACCGGCGTGGTTACCTCGGTGCCGTTCGCGCACGCCACGCCCGCAGCGTTTGCGGCGCAGAATGCATCGCGCAACAACTACCACGCCATTGCCCACCAGATGCTGTCGCAGGGCCACATGGACCTGGTGATGGGCACCGGCGGCCCCGGCTACAGCGTCGACGGCCGCGCCTGCACTGAAGGCACGGGCACACCACTGGAAGGCTGCGCGAACCCGTGGGAGTGGGTGTCGCAGCAGGACTGGCAGCAGCTGGAAGCGGGACGCACCATCGGGGAAAACCCGGCCGGTCCGTGGCGCCTGGTCCGCAGCAGGGAGGAATTCGCCGCATTGGCGCAGGGACGGTTGCCGGCTGATCGGCCCCTGATCGGCGTGCCACGCGTGGCCAACACGCTTCAGCAGGCGCGCCAGCTGCAGGTGCTGGGCAAGGACGCAGGCACCCCCTCCGGCGTGCGGAAGATCGACAGCGTGCCCGACCTGGCGACCATGGCCCGTGGCGCGCTGCAGTTCCTGCAGCAGCGTTCACCCCGCGGCCTGTTCCTGATGGTGGAAGGCGGTGCCACCGACTGGGCCGCGCACACCAGTGCCTGCGGTACCGAATGGCACTACGGCCAATGCACTGACCAGCCGCAGTATGGTCGGCTGATCGAGGAAACCGTGGAGTTCAACGACGCGGTAGCGGCGGTGGTCGAATGGATCGAACGCAACGGTGGCTGGGAACGCAACCTGCTGATCGTGACCACCGACCACGACAACAGCATGCCGATGGGCCCGGATGCGCAGAACGTGGCCTTCGATCCGGTAAGGAACCATGGACGCGGCCGCATGCCGGGGATGAGCTTCCGTCCAACCGGCAATCATTCCAATGCGCTGGTGCCGCTGTGGGCCAAGGGCGCGGGTGCGGAGCTGCTCGGCCAGCGCGTGCGTGGCGTCGATACGGGTTACCAGAAGCACGTGGGCTGGAATGACGGCAGCTACATCGACAACACCGATGTGGCGGCGGCGGTGCAGCAAGCCCTGCAACGCTAG
- a CDS encoding LysR substrate-binding domain-containing protein translates to MSRPPLHALQGFVTAARLGNLSRAAASMNLTVSALSHQMRQLEERLGQPLLIRQARGVTLTLEGQRLLDQVGPHLDAINEAFQPYAARAEHVLTISAVPSMASAWLVPRLGHFVAAHPQIEINLQSSERLVDFERQRQFDAALRLGTGNWPGLVVEPLFDEWLLPMASPALIERMGGIDRVPLDQWPLLGDPDGAWGAWFALSGQRPPSRFVAVLDDSEAHHRAALDGVGVALGRITRARLLLDSGQLVALSSQRLKTDWPHWLVYPPRSARHRGFLAFRDWLHAQAAEHVRHMAGAHL, encoded by the coding sequence ATGTCTCGTCCGCCCCTCCACGCCCTGCAGGGCTTCGTCACCGCTGCCCGCCTCGGCAACCTGTCGCGCGCGGCGGCGTCGATGAACCTGACCGTCAGTGCGCTGAGCCATCAGATGCGTCAGCTGGAGGAGCGCCTCGGCCAACCGTTGCTGATCCGCCAGGCGCGTGGCGTCACCCTCACCCTGGAGGGCCAGCGCCTGCTCGATCAGGTCGGCCCGCACCTGGATGCGATCAACGAGGCGTTCCAACCCTATGCGGCGCGCGCCGAGCACGTACTGACGATCAGTGCGGTGCCGTCGATGGCCTCGGCCTGGCTGGTGCCGCGGTTGGGGCATTTCGTCGCCGCGCACCCGCAGATCGAAATCAACCTGCAGTCCAGCGAACGCCTGGTCGATTTCGAGCGGCAGCGGCAGTTCGACGCCGCACTGCGGCTGGGCACCGGCAACTGGCCGGGGCTGGTGGTGGAGCCGCTGTTCGACGAATGGCTGCTGCCGATGGCCAGCCCGGCCTTGATCGAGCGCATGGGCGGCATCGACCGCGTGCCGCTGGACCAATGGCCGCTGCTCGGTGACCCGGACGGTGCGTGGGGCGCGTGGTTCGCGTTGAGCGGGCAGAGGCCACCGTCGCGCTTCGTGGCGGTGCTGGATGATTCGGAGGCACACCACAGGGCCGCACTGGACGGGGTGGGCGTGGCGCTCGGGCGGATCACCCGCGCACGCCTGCTGCTGGACTCCGGCCAGCTGGTCGCGCTGTCCAGCCAGCGCCTGAAGACCGACTGGCCGCACTGGCTGGTGTACCCGCCACGCTCGGCCCGCCATCGCGGCTTCCTCGCCTTCCGCGACTGGCTGCACGCGCAGGCCGCCGAGCATGTGCGGCACATGGCAGGCGCGCATCTTTAG
- a CDS encoding NAD(P)H-dependent oxidoreductase — protein MHSLIVTTHPETGSLTHAIAQRIGDAIRATDAGNTVIHADLVAEGFDPRFNREDQALFRGTGPVPSDVAAEHARLDAIDTLVLVYPLYWWSFPALLKGWIDRVFTQGWAYQDGADGKVQKKLQRLRVHLVGIGGAGADMIERRGYGTAMKTQIDMGIFDYCGARVLSSELLLDADSDAAQVHLQTALEIGRKIGAPMS, from the coding sequence ATGCACAGTCTCATCGTCACCACCCACCCGGAAACCGGATCGCTCACCCATGCCATCGCCCAGCGCATCGGCGACGCCATCCGGGCCACCGACGCCGGCAACACCGTCATCCACGCCGACCTGGTCGCCGAAGGCTTCGATCCGCGCTTCAACCGCGAGGACCAGGCCCTCTTCCGCGGGACCGGTCCGGTTCCGTCCGATGTGGCGGCCGAGCATGCGCGGCTGGATGCCATCGATACCCTGGTGCTGGTCTACCCGCTGTACTGGTGGTCGTTCCCTGCCCTGCTGAAGGGATGGATCGATCGCGTGTTCACCCAGGGCTGGGCGTACCAGGACGGCGCCGATGGCAAGGTGCAGAAGAAGCTGCAGCGCCTGCGCGTTCATCTGGTCGGCATTGGCGGTGCGGGCGCGGACATGATCGAACGGCGCGGCTATGGCACGGCGATGAAGACCCAGATCGACATGGGTATCTTCGACTACTGTGGCGCACGCGTGCTGTCGTCCGAACTGCTGCTCGACGCCGACAGCGATGCCGCGCAGGTGCATCTGCAGACCGCATTGGAAATCGGCCGTAAAATCGGTGCTCCAATGAGTTGA
- the prmA gene encoding 50S ribosomal protein L11 methyltransferase — translation MPFLELTLRCTEATQPRYENALEDVGALAVTLLDAEADTSNEQAILEPGVGETPLWDTLVLSALFPADSNALLLLAALESFDPELDWSSGSFRAVEDEDWERAWLDQFQPMDFGSRTWIVPWNHELPEAAQAADAAVVRLDPGLAFGSGTHPTTALCLRWLDQLAVDGLLQGQRVLDFGCGSGILALAALKLGAAEAIGVDNDPQALVATADNAERNGEQARMHVYLPQDEPVATYPIVVANILASALDALAELLAARVAAGGRIALSGILHGQEGELLQRYAAWFDDLQATQDGDWMRITGVRRA, via the coding sequence ATGCCGTTCCTGGAACTGACCCTGCGTTGCACCGAAGCCACCCAGCCCCGCTACGAGAATGCGCTGGAGGACGTCGGCGCACTGGCCGTCACGCTGCTTGATGCCGAGGCCGATACCAGCAACGAACAGGCCATCCTCGAGCCGGGCGTGGGCGAGACCCCGCTGTGGGACACCCTGGTGCTGAGCGCGCTGTTCCCGGCCGACAGCAATGCGCTGCTGCTGTTGGCCGCCCTGGAATCCTTCGATCCGGAGCTGGACTGGAGCAGCGGCAGCTTCCGTGCGGTCGAGGACGAAGACTGGGAACGCGCCTGGCTGGACCAGTTCCAGCCGATGGATTTCGGCAGCCGCACCTGGATCGTGCCGTGGAACCATGAACTGCCGGAGGCCGCGCAGGCCGCCGACGCCGCCGTGGTGCGCCTGGACCCGGGCCTGGCGTTCGGCTCGGGCACCCACCCCACCACCGCGTTGTGCCTGCGCTGGCTGGACCAGCTGGCCGTGGATGGCCTGCTGCAGGGCCAGCGTGTGCTCGATTTCGGCTGCGGCTCCGGCATCCTCGCACTTGCCGCGTTGAAGCTGGGCGCCGCCGAAGCCATCGGCGTGGACAACGATCCGCAGGCGCTGGTCGCCACCGCCGACAATGCCGAGCGCAACGGCGAGCAGGCGCGCATGCACGTCTACCTGCCGCAGGACGAGCCGGTCGCCACCTACCCGATCGTGGTCGCCAACATTCTTGCCTCGGCCCTGGACGCGTTGGCCGAGCTGCTGGCCGCGCGCGTGGCCGCCGGTGGCCGCATTGCCCTGTCCGGCATCCTGCACGGCCAGGAAGGTGAGCTGCTGCAGCGCTATGCCGCATGGTTCGATGACCTGCAGGCCACCCAGGATGGCGACTGGATGCGCATCACCGGCGTGCGCCGCGCCTGA
- a CDS encoding isocitrate lyase/phosphoenolpyruvate mutase family protein yields MTPPDADTQRKRATFRQLHAQGCFVLPNPWDVGSARYLQRQGFLALATTSAGCAWSEGRPDGAVSLQATLAHLRLIAAATPLPLNADFGDGFGATPQQVAEAVAAAIDTGVAALSIEDASGVADAPLRPVDQAVERLRAARAAIDRSGGDVLLVGRAENFFVGVPDLQDTLQRLRAYAEAGADVLYAPGITTPEQIRAVVAAAGSRPVNLLVGGPTPLRLQDIAALGVRRVSLGGALARAAWGGLMQATQPITQEGRFDGLQQAASGAALNALFR; encoded by the coding sequence ATGACCCCGCCCGACGCCGACACCCAGCGCAAGCGCGCAACCTTCCGCCAACTGCATGCGCAGGGCTGCTTCGTGCTGCCCAATCCGTGGGACGTGGGCAGTGCCCGCTACCTGCAGCGGCAGGGCTTCCTTGCATTGGCCACCACCAGCGCAGGCTGTGCCTGGAGTGAAGGACGACCGGATGGCGCGGTTTCGCTGCAGGCCACGCTGGCGCACCTGCGGCTGATCGCCGCGGCAACCCCGCTGCCATTGAATGCCGATTTCGGTGATGGCTTCGGTGCCACACCGCAGCAGGTCGCCGAGGCGGTGGCTGCCGCCATCGATACCGGCGTCGCCGCACTGTCGATCGAGGACGCCAGCGGCGTGGCCGATGCGCCACTGCGCCCGGTCGACCAGGCCGTCGAGCGTCTGCGTGCAGCGCGTGCGGCCATCGATCGGTCCGGCGGCGATGTGCTGCTGGTCGGGCGCGCGGAGAACTTCTTCGTTGGCGTGCCGGACCTGCAGGACACCCTGCAGCGCCTGCGTGCCTATGCCGAGGCTGGCGCCGACGTGCTGTACGCACCCGGTATCACGACCCCGGAGCAGATCCGCGCGGTGGTTGCCGCTGCGGGATCGAGGCCGGTGAACCTGCTGGTGGGTGGGCCGACGCCGCTGCGCCTGCAGGACATCGCGGCACTGGGCGTGCGCCGCGTCAGCCTGGGGGGTGCGCTGGCGCGCGCTGCCTGGGGCGGCTTGATGCAGGCCACCCAGCCGATTACGCAGGAGGGACGTTTCGATGGCCTGCAGCAGGCGGCCTCGGGCGCGGCATTGAACGCGTTGTTCCGCTAG
- the accC gene encoding acetyl-CoA carboxylase biotin carboxylase subunit, with protein MLDKVVIANRGEIALRILRACHTLGIRTVAVHSTVDRNLKHVAMADESVCIGPAPSPQSYLNIPALIAAAEVTDAQAIHPGYGFLSENADFAERVEESGFIFIGPKADTIRMMGDKVEAIRAMKAAGVPCVPGSGGPLGDDIVANTKIAREIGYPVIIKAAGGGGGRGMRVVHAEASLKTSIETTKSEAKAAFGNGEVYMEKFLENPRHVEIQVLADGQGNAIHLGERDCSMQRRHQKVVEEAPAPGISAEQREQIGKVCTEACVRIGYRGAGTFEFLYEDGRFYFIEMNTRIQVEHPVTEMVTGIDLVAEQLKIAAGQKLSIKQSDVVLTGHAIECRINAEDAETFVPSPGTITGFHPPGGPGVRVDTHIYSGYRVPSNYDSMIGKLIVHGPDRETAIARMRVALSEMVVDGIKTNIALQQRIMRDKGFQAGGQNIHYLEKRLAERKNKPIALT; from the coding sequence ATGCTCGACAAAGTCGTCATCGCCAACCGAGGGGAAATCGCGCTGCGCATCCTGCGCGCGTGCCACACCCTCGGCATCCGCACGGTGGCCGTGCATTCCACGGTCGACCGCAACCTCAAGCACGTGGCCATGGCCGACGAGTCGGTCTGCATCGGCCCGGCGCCGTCGCCGCAGAGCTACCTCAACATCCCGGCGCTGATCGCCGCCGCTGAAGTCACCGACGCGCAGGCGATCCATCCGGGTTACGGCTTCCTGTCGGAGAACGCCGACTTCGCCGAACGCGTGGAAGAGTCCGGCTTCATCTTCATCGGCCCCAAGGCCGACACCATCCGCATGATGGGTGACAAGGTCGAAGCCATCCGCGCGATGAAGGCCGCCGGCGTGCCGTGCGTGCCCGGCTCGGGCGGCCCGCTGGGCGACGACATCGTGGCCAACACCAAGATCGCCCGTGAGATCGGCTACCCGGTCATCATCAAGGCGGCCGGTGGCGGCGGCGGCCGCGGCATGCGCGTGGTGCACGCCGAAGCCTCCCTGAAGACCTCGATCGAAACCACCAAGAGCGAAGCCAAGGCCGCGTTCGGCAATGGCGAGGTCTACATGGAGAAGTTCCTGGAGAACCCGCGCCACGTGGAGATCCAGGTGCTGGCCGACGGCCAGGGCAATGCCATCCACCTGGGTGAGCGCGACTGCTCGATGCAGCGCCGCCACCAGAAGGTGGTGGAAGAAGCCCCGGCACCGGGCATCAGCGCCGAACAGCGCGAGCAGATCGGCAAGGTGTGCACCGAAGCCTGCGTGCGCATCGGCTACCGCGGCGCCGGCACCTTCGAGTTCCTGTACGAAGACGGCCGCTTCTACTTCATCGAAATGAACACCCGCATCCAGGTGGAGCATCCGGTCACCGAGATGGTCACCGGCATCGACCTGGTGGCCGAGCAGCTGAAGATCGCCGCCGGCCAGAAGCTGTCGATCAAGCAGAGCGACGTGGTGCTGACCGGCCACGCCATCGAGTGCCGCATCAACGCCGAAGACGCTGAAACCTTCGTGCCGAGCCCGGGTACCATCACCGGCTTCCATCCGCCGGGTGGCCCTGGCGTGCGCGTGGATACCCACATCTACAGTGGCTACCGCGTGCCGTCGAACTACGACTCGATGATCGGCAAGCTGATCGTGCACGGCCCGGACCGCGAAACCGCCATCGCCCGCATGCGGGTGGCGCTGAGCGAGATGGTGGTGGACGGCATCAAGACCAACATCGCGCTGCAGCAGCGGATCATGCGCGACAAGGGCTTCCAGGCCGGTGGCCAGAACATCCATTACCTGGAAAAGCGTCTTGCCGAGCGCAAGAACAAACCGATCGCACTGACCTGA
- a CDS encoding lysozyme inhibitor LprI family protein, producing MLPHVLASILLWAGLCGAAAAFDRKDEGIDCAHPATTMESDLCASDVAAAADAELNTVYALARKQLRSPAKGGSCSYCGDAEQQLVLAQRAWVQLRDHDCNAVYALSSDGTARNGAQMRCLTTLARDRTRQLREFYELL from the coding sequence ATGCTGCCGCACGTGCTTGCCAGCATCCTGCTGTGGGCTGGCCTGTGCGGTGCCGCCGCGGCCTTCGACCGCAAGGACGAAGGCATCGACTGTGCGCACCCTGCCACCACGATGGAGAGCGACCTGTGCGCCTCTGACGTGGCCGCGGCCGCTGACGCCGAACTCAATACCGTATACGCCCTGGCGCGCAAGCAACTGCGCTCGCCGGCCAAAGGCGGCAGCTGCAGCTACTGCGGCGATGCCGAGCAGCAGCTGGTGCTGGCGCAGCGCGCCTGGGTGCAGCTGCGCGACCACGACTGCAACGCCGTCTATGCCCTCAGTTCCGATGGCACGGCGCGCAACGGCGCACAGATGCGCTGCCTGACCACACTCGCGCGCGACCGCACACGGCAGCTGCGCGAGTTCTACGAACTGCTTTGA
- the accB gene encoding acetyl-CoA carboxylase biotin carboxyl carrier protein yields MDLRKIKKLIDLLEESNLAEIEIKEGEESVRLSRAPVAGYAAPVAAPVYAAPAAPAPQAMPMQSPTEASTGGSAKPGPALPEGHVLRSPMVGTFYASSAPDKPAFVTVGQQVKEGETLAIIEAMKMFNPIEADTSGTIVAILGENGQPVEFDQPLFVIG; encoded by the coding sequence ATGGATCTCCGCAAAATCAAGAAGCTGATCGACCTGCTGGAAGAGTCGAACCTGGCTGAAATCGAAATCAAGGAAGGCGAAGAGTCGGTGCGCCTGTCGCGCGCCCCGGTCGCTGGCTATGCCGCGCCGGTCGCCGCCCCGGTGTACGCCGCCCCGGCCGCCCCGGCACCGCAGGCGATGCCGATGCAGTCGCCGACCGAAGCGTCCACCGGCGGCAGCGCCAAGCCGGGCCCGGCGCTGCCGGAAGGCCACGTGCTGCGCTCGCCGATGGTCGGCACCTTCTACGCCTCGTCCGCTCCGGACAAGCCGGCCTTCGTCACCGTGGGCCAGCAGGTCAAGGAAGGCGAGACCCTGGCCATCATCGAAGCGATGAAGATGTTCAACCCGATCGAAGCCGACACGTCCGGCACCATCGTCGCCATCCTCGGCGAGAACGGCCAGCCGGTGGAATTCGACCAGCCGCTGTTCGTGATCGGCTGA
- a CDS encoding transporter substrate-binding domain-containing protein, whose amino-acid sequence MSLADHRSALAPQGFLRVAINLGNPVLAQGDARSPRGPSLELATALAQRLGVQARFTCHDAAASVVAAAAEDAWDLAFLAIDPARADRIAFSAPYVEIEGTYLVREDSPAQQVADLDREGLRIAVGRGAAYDLFLSRELRHATIERADTSAAAIDLFEQHHLDAAAGVRQPLEAWARSHPGHRVLADRFTAIRQAVAAPASRPVEALQALFDEVEAIKAGPLLGEAFARAGQAVTLVR is encoded by the coding sequence ATGTCCCTGGCCGACCATCGAAGTGCGCTGGCACCGCAGGGCTTCCTGCGCGTGGCGATCAACCTCGGTAATCCTGTACTGGCACAGGGCGATGCACGCTCGCCGCGCGGGCCGTCGCTGGAACTGGCCACCGCATTGGCGCAGCGACTGGGCGTGCAGGCCCGCTTCACCTGCCACGACGCAGCGGCCTCGGTCGTTGCTGCGGCCGCCGAAGACGCCTGGGACCTGGCCTTCCTGGCGATCGATCCGGCGCGTGCCGACCGTATCGCCTTCAGCGCGCCCTATGTGGAAATCGAAGGCACCTACCTGGTGCGTGAGGACAGCCCGGCGCAGCAGGTGGCCGATCTTGACCGCGAGGGCCTGCGCATCGCGGTCGGCCGTGGCGCAGCCTACGACCTGTTCCTGAGCCGCGAGCTGCGCCACGCCACGATCGAGCGCGCGGACACGTCTGCGGCGGCCATCGACCTGTTCGAGCAACACCATCTTGATGCCGCAGCCGGTGTACGCCAGCCACTGGAAGCCTGGGCGCGGTCGCATCCTGGCCACCGCGTGCTGGCCGATCGCTTCACAGCGATCCGGCAGGCGGTAGCGGCGCCGGCTTCGCGCCCGGTCGAGGCGTTGCAGGCGCTGTTCGATGAAGTGGAAGCGATCAAGGCCGGCCCGTTGCTGGGCGAAGCGTTCGCACGCGCCGGGCAGGCCGTCACGCTGGTGCGGTGA